Proteins encoded together in one Thermoplasmatales archaeon BRNA1 window:
- a CDS encoding putative methanogenesis marker 13 metalloprotein — MTVVMHPRPNPIVAALYTLRDMDVQVIVEHGPSGCSFMASRPLENDGIRVVTSAMKEKDLIFGGIDPLVRTLNEVKREFNPKVVAVVGTCASTIIGDDIGAAVRRVDMGPDCKVFHVDCHGCIGANTEGAIRALVAGAKAGVIPQEECDRQTALLKAATDLEKKRGMAGKAYLSPAVSPTKLSVAKRVLAALSEGKKVSVCMIAKKELAYRFADLFVAVEEARRRLGGETLFVANMDGSVGLPRIRRYCSEINAELDADGVVIDRVVGGLDEYPVVGDRMKKEIDAFQPDLRIFLGICHAYPDLRQDDILITDQPRELANYLNQNFTCAVGEVNSHAMVMGVHGIVHLETADTIRELVRETKR; from the coding sequence GTGACCGTCGTCATGCACCCCCGTCCGAATCCCATAGTCGCCGCGCTATACACCCTCAGGGACATGGATGTGCAGGTGATAGTGGAACACGGGCCGTCGGGGTGCAGCTTCATGGCTTCCAGGCCATTGGAGAACGACGGCATCAGGGTGGTCACCTCCGCGATGAAGGAGAAGGACCTGATATTCGGCGGGATAGACCCGCTGGTACGCACATTGAACGAGGTCAAGAGGGAGTTCAACCCCAAGGTCGTTGCGGTAGTCGGTACATGTGCCAGCACCATCATCGGAGACGATATCGGTGCCGCGGTACGCAGGGTCGACATGGGCCCGGACTGCAAGGTCTTCCACGTGGACTGCCACGGCTGCATCGGCGCCAACACCGAAGGGGCCATCAGGGCCCTCGTTGCGGGAGCCAAGGCGGGAGTGATCCCCCAGGAGGAATGCGACAGGCAGACGGCCCTCCTGAAGGCGGCCACCGACCTCGAGAAGAAGCGCGGGATGGCAGGCAAGGCATACCTGTCCCCTGCGGTCAGCCCCACCAAGCTGAGCGTAGCGAAGAGGGTCCTCGCCGCCCTCTCGGAGGGGAAGAAGGTCTCGGTATGCATGATCGCGAAGAAGGAGCTCGCCTACCGCTTCGCCGATCTATTCGTAGCGGTCGAGGAGGCGAGGCGCAGGCTGGGAGGGGAGACCCTCTTCGTCGCCAACATGGACGGTAGCGTCGGCCTCCCCAGAATCCGCAGGTACTGCTCGGAGATCAATGCCGAACTCGATGCCGACGGGGTCGTTATCGACAGAGTGGTCGGCGGACTCGACGAGTATCCGGTCGTGGGTGACAGGATGAAGAAGGAGATCGACGCGTTCCAGCCCGACCTCCGCATATTCCTGGGGATCTGCCACGCGTACCCCGACCTGAGGCAGGACGACATCCTCATCACCGACCAGCCGAGAGAGCTGGCCAACTATCTCAACCAGAACTTCACCTGCGCCGTGGGCGAGGTCAACAGCCACGCCATGGTCATGGGAGTGCACGGCATAGTCCATCTGGAGACCGCGGACACCATCCGCGAACTGGTCAGGGAGACCAAGAGATGA
- a CDS encoding UDP-N-acetylmuramoylalanine-D-glutamate ligase — MKVLLLDTVHGGKILADRYLAKGCEVTAVDVYKITPKDVLRGMAHKGVRILDEPPAEDFDLCVMPCHCPDMYIGQARCAKVMWTSHAVHELFDPYDNRFRIEITGVKGKTSTCYVLAHILDAAGKRTFLHTSRGMGPYAKGQHVITDFQSIAPSTLLNLPRTEYEVLVCEVSLGGSGRADIAGITNLLENYGIAKNSRKAEDGKKDILTDRINVVPESEKDIWAKYGKPIRTYGRRLKVIGAPEFGKPLKVEADYRGTRQIELKGTYLALQYLDAMSMAMEICDVMDIPQDIVLGALASFPGVPGRGQISVEDGVRIVKDRNPGISHMSVERTLSCLKEMGALDGAVLIVDPVSKKVCDKMDSDLISGVASRYGVDIIITDGSGEEPEIPKDRKTVVMMVKEGYQ, encoded by the coding sequence ATGAAAGTTCTGCTTCTGGATACCGTCCACGGGGGCAAGATCCTTGCCGACAGATATCTCGCCAAAGGCTGCGAGGTCACCGCCGTGGATGTTTACAAGATCACTCCCAAGGATGTCCTGAGGGGAATGGCCCACAAGGGTGTCAGGATACTCGACGAGCCCCCTGCGGAGGACTTCGACCTGTGCGTGATGCCCTGCCACTGCCCCGACATGTACATCGGACAGGCCAGGTGCGCCAAGGTGATGTGGACGTCCCATGCCGTCCACGAACTGTTCGACCCCTACGACAACAGGTTCCGCATCGAGATCACCGGAGTGAAGGGAAAGACCAGCACATGCTATGTGCTGGCACACATATTGGACGCAGCCGGGAAGAGGACGTTCCTCCATACCTCCAGGGGAATGGGGCCCTATGCGAAGGGACAGCACGTCATCACCGACTTCCAGAGCATCGCTCCCTCCACCCTCCTCAACCTCCCCAGGACGGAGTACGAGGTCCTGGTCTGCGAGGTCTCCCTAGGAGGGTCCGGAAGGGCCGACATCGCAGGCATCACCAACCTCCTCGAGAACTACGGCATCGCCAAGAACTCCAGGAAGGCCGAGGACGGGAAGAAGGACATCCTCACCGACAGGATCAATGTCGTCCCCGAGTCCGAGAAGGACATCTGGGCGAAGTACGGCAAGCCCATCAGGACCTACGGGCGCCGCCTGAAGGTCATCGGAGCCCCCGAGTTCGGGAAGCCCCTGAAGGTCGAAGCCGATTACCGCGGGACCAGGCAGATCGAGCTGAAGGGAACATACCTCGCCCTCCAGTATCTCGACGCAATGTCCATGGCGATGGAGATATGCGATGTCATGGACATCCCGCAGGACATCGTCCTCGGAGCCCTCGCATCCTTCCCCGGGGTCCCCGGAAGGGGACAGATATCCGTGGAGGACGGGGTCCGCATCGTGAAGGACAGGAACCCCGGAATCTCTCACATGTCCGTGGAGCGCACTCTCTCTTGCCTTAAGGAGATGGGTGCCCTGGACGGTGCCGTGCTCATCGTGGACCCCGTTTCGAAGAAGGTCTGCGACAAGATGGACAGCGACCTCATATCCGGAGTCGCGTCGAGGTACGGTGTGGACATTATCATAACTGACGGTTCCGGAGAGGAACCCGAGATCCCTAAGGACAGGAAGACCGTCGTCATGATGGTCAAGGAGGGCTACCAGTGA
- a CDS encoding Mo-nitrogenase iron protein subunit NifH produces MRRIAIYGKGGIGKSTTSANVTDALAEKGLKVLQIGCDPKADSTKLLAGANRKDPVLQVLRENDDISLEDIVAEGSHGSLCVECGGPRPGMGCAGRGIIAAFEELERLDAIEVYRPDVIVYDVLGDVVCGGFAMPIRNGYARDVFVVTSGEMMSLYAASNIAEAVNGFRADGYARFGGLIQNSRNVEGEDELVDRAAAEIGTEVVYRIPRSPEVQKCEALGTTVVSGAPDSEQADEYRHLAQLLYNLSEDSAGGMRLTDSDKTGCDCE; encoded by the coding sequence ATGCGCAGAATCGCGATCTACGGCAAGGGAGGCATAGGCAAATCGACTACCTCCGCCAACGTCACGGACGCACTCGCCGAGAAGGGACTCAAGGTCCTTCAGATAGGATGCGACCCGAAGGCCGACTCCACAAAGCTCCTCGCAGGTGCAAACCGCAAGGATCCGGTCCTGCAGGTGCTGCGCGAGAACGATGATATCTCGCTCGAGGATATCGTCGCCGAGGGAAGCCACGGTTCCCTCTGTGTCGAGTGCGGAGGCCCCAGGCCCGGCATGGGATGCGCCGGCAGGGGAATCATCGCCGCTTTCGAGGAGCTGGAAAGGCTCGATGCCATCGAAGTCTACCGCCCGGATGTGATCGTCTACGACGTCCTCGGGGATGTGGTGTGCGGCGGTTTCGCAATGCCTATCCGCAACGGGTACGCAAGGGACGTCTTCGTCGTGACCTCCGGCGAGATGATGTCGCTGTATGCGGCGTCCAACATCGCCGAGGCGGTGAACGGGTTCCGTGCCGACGGCTACGCACGTTTCGGCGGCCTCATCCAGAACTCCCGCAATGTGGAGGGCGAGGACGAATTGGTGGACAGGGCCGCCGCCGAGATCGGTACCGAAGTGGTCTACAGGATCCCCAGGAGCCCCGAGGTCCAGAAATGCGAGGCTCTCGGAACCACGGTCGTATCGGGAGCGCCGGATTCGGAACAGGCAGATGAATACAGGCATCTGGCACAGTTATTGTACAACCTGTCGGAGGATTCCGCGGGCGGGATGAGATTGACAGATTCGGATAAAACAGGATGTGATTGTGAATGA
- a CDS encoding Universal stress protein UspA-related nucleotide-binding protein, whose amino-acid sequence MFKEIMVTTDGSESNKVAVDQGLEIAKGSGARVTALCVFDIGSYGHVAQGYGFGEEREYMIKAAEDALRYVVTRGKEVGVEVVPKIITGHPAEAIVEESKNFDLVVCGTIGRTGMQRVLLGSVAEKVVRLAHCPVLVCRK is encoded by the coding sequence ATGTTCAAGGAGATAATGGTCACCACGGACGGGAGTGAGAGCAACAAGGTCGCGGTCGACCAGGGACTCGAGATCGCCAAGGGATCTGGAGCAAGGGTAACCGCCCTGTGCGTCTTCGACATCGGCAGCTACGGGCATGTCGCCCAGGGATACGGATTCGGTGAAGAGCGCGAATACATGATCAAGGCAGCCGAGGACGCCCTCAGATACGTCGTTACCAGAGGAAAGGAGGTCGGCGTCGAGGTAGTCCCCAAGATCATCACCGGACACCCTGCCGAAGCGATCGTCGAGGAATCCAAGAACTTCGACCTGGTGGTCTGCGGTACCATCGGACGTACCGGAATGCAGAGGGTCCTGCTGGGATCCGTCGCTGAGAAGGTCGTCAGACTCGCCCACTGCCCCGTACTGGTCTGCCGCAAGTGA
- a CDS encoding ACT-domain-containing protein, predicted allosteric regulator of homoserine dehydrogenase — protein MMVSAELYVRDLPGQLVGSLEPISMVDGNIVGVVHDREQKLNDRILVNVTFEVDNNGQLEELKAIWKSMDILISKIGSVYKTFAMDYLILGKFNAAYMDELIDAAGKAVGIEDVEVSYSASDKSSGKRTAMISAEVRSKEDIEALDSFFEDACKKAGLTLIRGLN, from the coding sequence ATGATGGTTAGCGCAGAGCTCTATGTCAGAGACCTTCCCGGCCAGCTCGTCGGTTCCCTGGAACCCATATCTATGGTGGACGGGAACATCGTAGGCGTGGTGCACGACCGCGAGCAGAAGCTGAACGACCGCATCCTGGTGAACGTCACCTTCGAGGTCGACAACAACGGTCAGCTGGAGGAGCTCAAGGCCATCTGGAAGTCCATGGACATCCTGATATCCAAGATCGGATCGGTCTACAAGACCTTCGCCATGGACTATCTCATCCTCGGCAAGTTCAACGCCGCCTACATGGACGAGCTCATCGATGCCGCAGGCAAGGCCGTCGGCATAGAGGACGTCGAGGTCAGCTACTCCGCCAGCGACAAGAGCTCCGGCAAGAGGACCGCCATGATCTCCGCCGAGGTCAGGTCCAAGGAGGACATCGAAGCCCTCGATTCGTTCTTCGAGGACGCCTGCAAGAAGGCCGGACTCACACTCATAAGGGGGCTGAACTGA
- a CDS encoding homoserine dehydrogenase yields the protein MRILLSGYGTVGKGFADVLAKRRDLLASRYGEENLPRVVAVMDSRTVARNPDGIDLKALEARKAEKGTVGDETYSDSIAVMDSVSYDLLVEVSPTNIRDGGVGLKNIRHALERGKDVITVNKGPLALCFRELIDLAQKNECKLRFEGSVAGAMPIINLCHENLMGEKVRSIRGIFNGTCNYILSKMDKGQPFEPALKEAQQRGYAETDPTNDVEGFDAAAKVTILANSVFHRNVTIRDVKITGISSITPEAVALAASRNMVIRLIGEVSDTKLEVSPRLVPKGSPLAIGGTLNVAVIDADLAGPITINGRGAGRIETASAILSDLLAIMDQRIGKKHKA from the coding sequence ATGAGGATCCTCCTGTCCGGATACGGAACCGTCGGGAAGGGATTCGCGGACGTCCTCGCCAAGAGGAGGGACCTCCTCGCGTCCCGTTACGGCGAGGAGAACCTGCCCAGAGTAGTCGCCGTCATGGACTCCAGAACCGTCGCCAGGAACCCAGATGGGATCGACCTCAAGGCCCTGGAGGCCAGAAAGGCCGAGAAGGGTACCGTAGGCGACGAGACCTACTCCGACTCCATCGCGGTCATGGACTCCGTGAGCTACGACCTCCTGGTGGAGGTCAGCCCCACCAACATCAGGGACGGAGGGGTCGGACTGAAGAACATCCGCCACGCCCTCGAGCGCGGGAAGGACGTCATCACCGTCAACAAAGGCCCTCTGGCACTCTGCTTCAGGGAACTCATCGATCTCGCGCAGAAGAACGAGTGCAAACTCCGCTTCGAGGGTTCCGTCGCAGGTGCGATGCCCATCATCAACCTCTGCCACGAGAACCTCATGGGGGAGAAGGTCCGCTCCATCAGAGGGATCTTCAACGGCACCTGCAACTACATCCTGAGCAAGATGGACAAGGGACAGCCCTTCGAGCCCGCCCTCAAGGAGGCCCAGCAGAGGGGTTACGCCGAGACAGACCCCACCAACGACGTCGAGGGATTCGATGCGGCGGCGAAGGTCACCATCCTCGCCAACTCCGTGTTCCACAGGAACGTCACCATCAGGGACGTCAAGATCACCGGCATCAGCTCGATCACCCCCGAGGCCGTCGCTCTCGCGGCCAGCCGCAACATGGTCATCAGACTCATCGGAGAGGTCTCCGACACCAAGCTCGAGGTCTCGCCCAGACTCGTCCCCAAGGGATCCCCGCTCGCCATCGGCGGCACCCTCAACGTGGCCGTCATCGACGCGGACCTGGCGGGACCGATCACCATAAACGGAAGGGGTGCCGGCCGCATCGAGACCGCATCCGCCATACTCAGCGACCTCCTGGCGATCATGGACCAGAGGATCGGAAAGAAACACAAGGCCTGA
- a CDS encoding ACT domain-containing protein, protein MANNRTIITLVGADHAGIIAAVCTYFAENDINILDLSMTTVQEFINMMMIVDLSKYKKSFPELSKDLDEVAKKVGCTIHAQHEDIFNMMHRI, encoded by the coding sequence ATGGCAAACAACAGGACAATCATCACGCTGGTCGGAGCCGACCACGCAGGCATCATCGCCGCAGTCTGTACCTACTTCGCCGAGAACGACATCAACATCCTCGACCTCTCCATGACCACCGTCCAGGAGTTCATCAACATGATGATGATCGTCGACCTCTCGAAATACAAGAAGTCCTTCCCCGAGCTTTCGAAGGACCTCGACGAGGTCGCCAAGAAGGTGGGCTGCACCATCCACGCCCAGCACGAAGACATCTTCAACATGATGCACAGGATCTGA
- a CDS encoding Molecular chaperone, HSP90 family, with product MINSIYTHKEIFLREIISNASDAIDKLNYKALEDSSLGIGRDDFRIDVKIDRDARTVTVSDNGIGMNAEEMEKNLGYIAHSGTLEYKESLGENADSEAIGQFGVGFYSAFMVADKVDVVSKAFGSDTANKWSSSGSDGYSISECEKESPGTDIVMHIKEDADGEEYSEFLETERLRELIEKYSDYIRWPIHMEVDESDWQETGEKDDKGEPKRELVSKKVDKVINSMVPIWRKSKEEAPDDKCIEFYKDKFRDWEDPVSVVRVSAEGAVSYKALLFIPAKAPYDFYTRDFRPGLQLYANGVLIMDRCEDLLPYCFRFVRGVVDSPDFSLNISREVLQHDRQLQSVGSYLTKQVKKELQRLMSDEPEKYATFWQSFGRQIKYGCVDGYGRDADLLKDILMFRSAKEDKDISLDGYAKAMPEGQKKIYYVTAENAAHAKELPQAEQVIDKGYDVLVFTDEIDSFVANVLRDFDGKEFCNVTTEDLGLESEEEKKEAEKKDEEYKELLDFCKETLGDEVANVKISHKLKSHAVLLSTQGNITFETEKYFREMPGMAGDGVKAARVLELNTESQVFASLQAAFKDDRERAKKIVKVMYGQACLMAGQPVANPVEYSDLVLSML from the coding sequence ATGATCAACTCCATCTACACGCACAAGGAGATCTTCCTCAGGGAGATCATCTCCAATGCGTCGGATGCCATAGACAAGCTCAATTACAAGGCACTCGAGGACTCCTCCCTGGGAATCGGAAGGGACGATTTCCGTATCGACGTGAAGATTGACAGGGACGCCCGCACAGTCACCGTTTCCGACAACGGAATCGGAATGAACGCCGAGGAGATGGAGAAGAACCTCGGATACATCGCCCACTCAGGGACACTGGAATACAAGGAGAGTCTCGGTGAGAACGCGGACTCCGAGGCCATCGGACAGTTCGGTGTCGGATTCTACTCCGCATTCATGGTCGCAGACAAGGTCGATGTCGTCTCGAAGGCCTTCGGTTCGGATACCGCCAACAAGTGGTCGAGTTCTGGCTCCGACGGTTACTCCATATCCGAGTGCGAGAAGGAATCCCCCGGTACCGACATCGTCATGCACATCAAGGAGGACGCTGACGGAGAGGAGTACAGCGAGTTCCTGGAGACAGAGAGGCTTAGGGAACTGATAGAGAAGTACTCCGACTACATCCGCTGGCCAATCCACATGGAGGTCGACGAGTCCGACTGGCAGGAGACGGGCGAGAAGGACGACAAGGGTGAGCCCAAGAGGGAGCTCGTGTCCAAGAAGGTAGACAAGGTCATCAACTCAATGGTCCCCATCTGGAGGAAGTCCAAGGAGGAGGCACCCGATGACAAGTGCATCGAGTTCTACAAGGACAAGTTCCGCGACTGGGAGGACCCCGTCTCGGTCGTCAGGGTGTCCGCTGAGGGAGCGGTCTCCTACAAGGCCCTGCTGTTCATCCCCGCCAAGGCTCCGTACGATTTCTACACCAGGGACTTCCGCCCCGGGCTCCAGCTTTATGCCAACGGCGTGCTAATCATGGACAGGTGCGAGGACCTTCTGCCCTATTGTTTCCGCTTCGTCAGGGGAGTAGTCGACTCTCCCGATTTCTCGCTGAACATCTCCAGGGAGGTCCTGCAGCACGACCGCCAGCTCCAGTCCGTCGGCTCTTACCTGACCAAGCAGGTCAAGAAGGAGCTCCAGAGGCTGATGTCCGACGAGCCTGAGAAATACGCCACCTTCTGGCAGTCCTTCGGCAGGCAGATCAAGTACGGCTGTGTCGACGGATACGGACGCGATGCCGACCTCCTCAAGGACATCCTCATGTTTAGGTCCGCCAAGGAGGACAAGGACATTTCCCTCGACGGATACGCCAAGGCGATGCCGGAGGGGCAGAAGAAGATCTACTACGTCACTGCGGAGAATGCGGCACACGCCAAGGAGCTTCCCCAGGCGGAGCAGGTCATCGACAAAGGATACGACGTCCTTGTGTTCACGGACGAGATCGATTCCTTCGTAGCCAACGTCCTGAGGGACTTCGACGGGAAGGAGTTCTGCAACGTCACTACCGAGGATCTCGGCCTTGAGTCCGAAGAGGAGAAGAAGGAGGCCGAGAAGAAGGACGAGGAGTACAAGGAGCTTCTGGACTTCTGCAAGGAGACCCTCGGCGACGAGGTCGCCAACGTGAAGATCTCACACAAGCTGAAGTCGCACGCGGTGCTGCTCTCCACCCAGGGCAACATCACCTTCGAGACCGAGAAGTACTTCCGCGAGATGCCCGGCATGGCGGGAGACGGTGTCAAGGCGGCAAGGGTCCTGGAGCTCAACACCGAGTCCCAGGTCTTCGCATCCCTGCAGGCCGCCTTCAAGGATGACCGGGAGCGCGCCAAGAAGATCGTCAAGGTCATGTACGGACAGGCCTGCCTCATGGCGGGACAGCCGGTGGCGAATCCCGTTGAGTACTCGGACCTTGTCCTGAGCATGCTCTGA
- a CDS encoding Acetyltransferase (isoleucine patch superfamily), protein MNKSDYTFRDLMTAESWRDRLSEGGWVGMEDPDIDGYNEAIDECAVKLHRFNSSADPWDVKKRFFEEIVGYGLEDMTIVKSPFKCDLGFNIKLSHHVLVNYGCTFLDTAEIRIGAHTMVGPDCHIVTAVHPMDPEGRRDWKVRGEPVRIGRDVWLGANVTVLPGVTIGDGCVVGAGAVVTKDVPDNTTVVGNPARPIVRRT, encoded by the coding sequence ATGAACAAATCGGATTACACCTTCCGGGATTTGATGACGGCGGAAAGCTGGAGGGATCGTCTCTCGGAAGGCGGATGGGTCGGGATGGAGGATCCCGATATCGACGGGTACAACGAAGCCATCGACGAATGTGCCGTAAAGCTCCACAGGTTCAACTCCTCGGCGGACCCCTGGGATGTGAAGAAACGTTTCTTCGAGGAGATCGTAGGATACGGGCTCGAAGATATGACGATCGTAAAATCCCCGTTCAAATGCGACCTCGGTTTCAACATCAAACTGTCCCACCACGTCCTGGTGAATTACGGCTGCACTTTCCTCGATACGGCGGAGATCCGCATCGGGGCACACACAATGGTCGGTCCGGATTGCCACATCGTCACTGCGGTCCACCCCATGGATCCCGAGGGGCGTCGCGACTGGAAGGTCAGGGGAGAGCCCGTCCGCATAGGTCGGGATGTTTGGCTCGGGGCCAATGTGACCGTGCTGCCCGGCGTTACCATCGGAGACGGATGCGTCGTCGGTGCGGGAGCAGTGGTCACGAAGGATGTGCCAGACAATACGACGGTCGTCGGAAATCCCGCCAGGCCGATTGTCCGCCGCACATGA
- a CDS encoding amidophosphoribosyltransferase, whose amino-acid sequence MSGPRHYCGVVGINADHNIVAALQKALMILQHRGQDTAGISVFDGMEIHTVKDAGLVQTALPKDRIAQLYGNVGIGHVRYATTGGKNVKNAQPITVATGSGQIAVAHNGDLTTYEKVKNKYLEAGEVFLTDSDTELIIKILSKYLKSGSDPILAMRQTMGEIDGAYALALMINGRMFGIRDPHGIRPLVIGKLSDGYMIASESCAIDALGGELVRDVAPGEIIEVTKEGIKSYLPKFKCPYAHCMFEWVYFARPDSVMDSVSVYEARQRIGAILAREHPADVDLVMPIPDSGRAHAIGFSNASGIPYEEGFMKNRFAERTFILPDQKERELAVSTKMNPIKSTVNGKRIIIVDDSIVRGTTLKQLIGMLRKAGATEVHVRIGSPPIIAPCYYGVDMKTRDQFIANGNTVEQIREIIGADSLGYISMDGLVEAIGKTENDLCLACVSGKYPTRIDGEEERFQTKLDDHLPSIN is encoded by the coding sequence ATGTCGGGCCCGAGGCACTACTGCGGAGTAGTCGGCATCAACGCCGACCACAACATAGTCGCAGCGTTGCAGAAGGCCCTTATGATCCTTCAGCACAGGGGCCAGGACACAGCCGGCATCTCTGTTTTCGACGGTATGGAGATCCATACCGTCAAGGACGCCGGGCTCGTCCAGACGGCCCTCCCGAAGGACAGGATTGCACAGCTCTACGGCAACGTGGGTATCGGACACGTCCGCTACGCCACCACTGGGGGCAAGAACGTCAAGAACGCGCAGCCCATCACCGTGGCTACCGGTTCCGGACAGATTGCCGTCGCACACAACGGCGACCTCACCACCTACGAGAAGGTCAAGAATAAGTACCTCGAGGCGGGAGAGGTCTTCCTCACCGACAGCGACACTGAGCTGATCATCAAGATTCTCAGCAAATATCTCAAGAGCGGCAGCGACCCCATCCTCGCCATGAGACAGACCATGGGAGAGATCGACGGAGCATACGCCCTCGCGCTCATGATCAACGGCCGCATGTTCGGCATCCGCGACCCCCATGGGATCCGCCCTCTCGTCATCGGGAAGCTCTCGGACGGGTACATGATCGCATCCGAGAGCTGCGCCATCGACGCCCTGGGAGGGGAGCTCGTCAGGGACGTCGCGCCGGGGGAGATCATCGAGGTCACCAAGGAGGGCATCAAATCCTACCTTCCGAAATTCAAGTGCCCGTACGCCCACTGCATGTTCGAGTGGGTCTACTTCGCAAGGCCGGATTCCGTGATGGACAGCGTCAGCGTCTACGAGGCAAGGCAGCGCATCGGTGCGATCCTCGCCAGGGAGCATCCCGCGGATGTCGACCTGGTCATGCCCATCCCCGACTCCGGAAGGGCCCACGCAATCGGGTTCTCCAACGCTTCCGGAATCCCCTACGAAGAGGGATTCATGAAGAACAGGTTCGCCGAGAGGACCTTCATCCTTCCCGATCAGAAGGAGAGGGAGCTTGCGGTCTCCACCAAGATGAATCCCATCAAGAGTACCGTCAACGGCAAGAGGATCATCATTGTGGACGATTCCATCGTCAGGGGGACCACTCTGAAGCAGCTCATCGGAATGCTCAGGAAGGCGGGTGCCACCGAGGTCCACGTCCGTATCGGATCCCCTCCTATCATCGCGCCCTGCTACTACGGGGTCGACATGAAGACCAGGGACCAGTTCATCGCGAACGGGAACACCGTCGAGCAGATTAGGGAGATCATCGGTGCGGATTCCCTCGGATACATCAGCATGGATGGACTCGTCGAGGCCATCGGGAAGACCGAGAACGACCTCTGCCTCGCATGCGTCTCCGGCAAATACCCCACCCGCATCGACGGCGAGGAAGAGCGCTTCCAGACCAAGCTCGATGACCATCTCCCCTCTATCAACTGA
- a CDS encoding LSU ribosomal protein L37E — MGAGTAAQGRHNKHKTHIPCRRCGKRSYNIRKGYCASCGYGKTARIRGYEWAKLRD, encoded by the coding sequence ATGGGAGCAGGAACAGCAGCACAGGGAAGGCACAACAAGCACAAGACTCACATTCCCTGCCGCAGGTGCGGAAAGCGCTCGTACAACATCAGGAAGGGCTACTGCGCTTCCTGCGGATACGGCAAGACCGCAAGGATCAGAGGCTACGAGTGGGCCAAACTGCGCGACTGA
- a CDS encoding putative Fe-S-cluster oxidoreductase, with the protein MADYIVDYSEVSGRKAECIDGCGMCCLCQPEILPEERPFFKKNHPDCIEKSRGPEHYTAIKLKNDRGSCVFLNECRRCKVYDHRTAYCRQFPYHIYVSDHVKVELDLSCRGVWTGKGADAMAEAKALVANADARIREALPQARDIYSQFYSFAREAGVMADTSMLRMTVSESLAHFTEPEFLYRLLDASQVLPQMTIADGLKQTKVDYKELEDAARETALESLSSEDPLNLPVYSARDLSWNVFSADDGKIEWMVVGDDGEFHHKGSVDAKDIKLPQLNNEGRNVLKDYIATLNGRDSFLGSVFYLIDANGYEDDMSNAYYGTLATAALDILWRASLLDHFFHTGFGAEGMRDAIIFYDMDRLDAPAIGAFI; encoded by the coding sequence GTGGCTGATTACATCGTTGATTATTCCGAGGTTAGCGGAAGGAAGGCAGAATGCATCGACGGATGCGGAATGTGCTGCCTCTGCCAGCCGGAGATTCTCCCGGAGGAGAGGCCCTTCTTCAAGAAGAACCACCCGGACTGCATCGAGAAGAGCCGCGGGCCGGAGCACTATACCGCCATCAAGCTCAAGAACGACCGCGGATCGTGCGTGTTCCTGAACGAGTGCAGGCGCTGCAAGGTCTACGACCACCGCACCGCATACTGCCGTCAGTTCCCGTACCACATCTACGTCTCCGACCACGTGAAGGTAGAGCTCGACCTCTCATGCAGGGGCGTCTGGACCGGTAAGGGCGCGGATGCCATGGCCGAGGCGAAGGCACTCGTCGCCAACGCCGATGCGAGGATTAGGGAGGCCCTCCCCCAGGCCAGGGACATCTACTCCCAGTTCTATTCCTTCGCCAGGGAGGCCGGCGTCATGGCCGACACCTCCATGCTCAGGATGACCGTTTCCGAGAGTCTGGCACATTTCACGGAACCAGAGTTTCTCTACCGTCTTCTGGATGCTTCGCAGGTCCTTCCGCAGATGACCATCGCGGACGGTCTCAAGCAGACCAAGGTGGATTACAAGGAGCTCGAGGATGCGGCCAGGGAGACCGCTCTCGAATCTCTCTCATCCGAGGATCCCCTGAACCTGCCCGTATACAGTGCCAGAGACCTCAGCTGGAACGTCTTCTCCGCCGACGACGGCAAGATCGAGTGGATGGTCGTCGGCGACGACGGCGAGTTCCACCACAAGGGTTCCGTCGATGCGAAGGACATCAAGCTCCCCCAGCTGAACAACGAGGGAAGGAACGTCCTGAAGGATTACATCGCCACCCTCAACGGCCGCGACAGCTTCCTCGGCAGCGTGTTCTACCTGATCGACGCCAACGGTTACGAGGACGACATGTCCAACGCGTATTACGGAACCCTCGCCACCGCGGCCCTGGACATACTGTGGAGGGCATCGCTGCTCGATCACTTCTTCCACACCGGATTCGGGGCCGAGGGCATGCGCGACGCCATCATCTTCTACGACATGGACAGGCTGGATGCCCCGGCGATAGGCGCGTTCATCTGA